From one Fervidobacterium thailandense genomic stretch:
- the galT gene encoding galactose-1-phosphate uridylyltransferase, with protein MLERRYNVLTGEWVIVSALTQQRPTNPTNECPLCVGGAEFSEPYDLCSFDNRFPSLRVDAPEVYYEDEIYAKERALGKCEVVVYTVEHESAMSLMPVHQIEKLIKMWADRYLELSKLPFVKYVFIFENRGAQVGATLPHPHGQLYAFPFIPKRIEAKLTALTRYFDEHHSCALCDVIERELKHGERIVHENEAFIAVVPFYARWPYEVHVYPKRHVGSIVELNNKERYLLSKVLKVVTMKYDLLFQQAFPYMMMLFQAPVNDVRYQHAFHFHVEFNPVKRDKDKIKWMASVETGTWAFINPKIPEEAARELRSVEVLE; from the coding sequence ATGCTTGAGAGGAGATACAATGTTTTGACCGGGGAATGGGTGATCGTTTCGGCGCTCACGCAGCAACGGCCAACGAATCCAACGAACGAATGCCCGTTGTGTGTTGGTGGTGCGGAATTTTCCGAACCGTACGATCTATGTTCTTTTGACAACAGGTTCCCATCGCTCCGAGTTGATGCCCCCGAGGTTTACTACGAGGACGAGATTTACGCCAAAGAACGTGCGTTGGGGAAGTGCGAGGTTGTGGTGTACACAGTCGAGCACGAAAGTGCAATGAGCTTAATGCCCGTTCATCAGATCGAGAAGTTGATAAAAATGTGGGCCGACAGGTACCTTGAACTCTCAAAATTACCCTTTGTTAAATACGTTTTCATTTTTGAAAACAGGGGCGCTCAAGTTGGGGCAACGTTACCTCACCCCCACGGGCAACTTTACGCGTTTCCGTTTATTCCAAAGAGGATTGAAGCAAAACTGACGGCACTGACGCGTTATTTTGACGAACACCACAGCTGTGCACTATGTGACGTTATAGAGCGAGAGCTTAAGCACGGTGAGCGGATTGTTCACGAAAACGAGGCCTTTATCGCTGTGGTACCGTTCTACGCTCGTTGGCCTTACGAGGTGCACGTGTATCCTAAAAGACACGTTGGTAGCATTGTGGAACTGAACAACAAAGAACGTTACCTCTTGTCAAAGGTGTTGAAGGTTGTTACAATGAAGTATGACCTTCTTTTCCAGCAAGCGTTCCCGTACATGATGATGCTTTTCCAAGCACCGGTGAACGATGTTAGGTATCAGCACGCGTTCCACTTCCACGTGGAGTTCAATCCCGTGAAAAGGGATAAGGACAAGATTAAGTGGATGGCAAGCGTGGAAACCGGGACTTGGGCGTTTATAAACCCGAAGATTCCTGAGGAAGCGGCACGCGAGCTCAGAAGTGTTGAAGTTCTTGAATGA
- a CDS encoding glycoside hydrolase family 36 protein — protein MAPLLIDTEKLNEFEVLKYSGHRKVDGGEVIVRIEPIHLGYMFRTFVNGSVHCIELFEFERPRRLLVNNWQSWGPAKVIDGSFAFSFPSELREKFGYSASIMPETYFDNTISDYFIGADRFLVGALSSKVGHPYFLVTPENVKVRLDLFGKRFEDWTEVEKFVILIGEIDWLLPHYADLVAKENGVVVRAENLVGWSSWYQYFLDFDYEKMKVDLERSKGRGYQVFQVDDAWEKDIGDWEPNERFPNLEKIATEIRARGYVPGIWLAPFSVAETSTIYREHPDWLVKDENGSPRVAYQNWNKNIYALDTTYPEVKEWLRKLFSDLKDAGFEYFKIDFLFAGAIQGKRYTDCTPIEAYRQGLEVIRQTVGDSFILGCGAPLWPSVGYVDGMRIGADTATFWDPNGPDIGYPNAYYALRNVFTRWFMNGVFWWNDPDCLLLRLEDSQLSDSHRELYAYASALLDNMLIQSDNLSYRIDEKLWRDLMSIRTYGKRIVKLEGIMDGRYVVTSAGVDGVHKLFVEDLAQTVYRVELDEGKVRFVKRVEKKPDGRTFNYYEEQER, from the coding sequence ATGGCACCGTTGTTAATCGACACAGAGAAATTGAACGAGTTTGAGGTGTTGAAATACTCCGGTCACAGGAAGGTTGATGGGGGAGAAGTCATCGTAAGAATCGAGCCGATACACCTGGGTTACATGTTCCGCACGTTTGTGAATGGAAGTGTACATTGCATCGAACTGTTCGAATTCGAGCGACCGAGACGATTGTTGGTAAACAACTGGCAGTCTTGGGGGCCTGCGAAAGTTATCGATGGGAGCTTTGCTTTCTCCTTTCCAAGTGAACTGAGGGAAAAGTTCGGTTACAGCGCGTCAATTATGCCCGAAACGTATTTTGACAACACGATCAGCGACTATTTCATTGGCGCCGATAGATTTTTGGTTGGTGCGCTCTCAAGTAAGGTTGGGCATCCGTACTTTCTCGTTACCCCGGAGAATGTGAAGGTGAGGCTCGATTTGTTTGGAAAACGGTTTGAAGATTGGACCGAGGTTGAAAAGTTCGTCATCTTGATCGGAGAAATCGACTGGTTACTACCGCATTATGCGGATCTGGTTGCTAAAGAAAACGGTGTTGTGGTGAGGGCGGAAAACCTCGTTGGATGGTCAAGTTGGTACCAGTACTTCTTGGACTTCGACTACGAAAAAATGAAAGTGGACCTTGAAAGATCCAAGGGGCGCGGTTATCAGGTTTTCCAAGTCGATGATGCTTGGGAGAAAGATATTGGTGACTGGGAGCCAAATGAGAGATTCCCGAACTTGGAGAAAATTGCTACGGAGATACGTGCTCGCGGATACGTTCCTGGCATCTGGCTCGCACCGTTCAGTGTTGCAGAAACATCGACCATTTACAGAGAACACCCGGATTGGTTGGTGAAAGATGAAAACGGAAGTCCGAGAGTAGCCTACCAGAACTGGAACAAAAACATTTACGCACTCGACACGACGTACCCGGAAGTGAAAGAATGGTTACGAAAACTGTTTTCCGATTTGAAAGATGCCGGTTTTGAGTACTTCAAGATCGACTTTCTATTTGCCGGTGCTATACAGGGAAAAAGATACACCGACTGCACGCCGATAGAAGCGTATAGACAGGGGTTAGAGGTGATAAGACAAACGGTCGGTGATTCGTTTATCCTCGGTTGTGGGGCACCGCTGTGGCCATCGGTTGGCTACGTAGATGGAATGAGAATTGGTGCGGATACCGCCACATTCTGGGATCCGAACGGTCCTGACATAGGTTATCCGAATGCTTACTACGCGCTTAGAAACGTTTTCACAAGATGGTTTATGAACGGGGTGTTTTGGTGGAACGATCCGGATTGCCTGTTGTTGAGGCTTGAGGATTCGCAGCTAAGTGATTCACATCGGGAACTGTACGCTTATGCTTCAGCCCTCCTGGATAACATGCTCATTCAAAGCGATAACCTCAGTTACCGTATAGATGAGAAACTGTGGAGAGACCTGATGAGTATCAGAACGTACGGAAAACGGATTGTCAAGCTTGAAGGTATCATGGATGGACGTTACGTAGTGACCAGTGCTGGTGTGGATGGGGTTCACAAGCTATTTGTTGAGGACCTTGCCCAAACAGTTTACCGAGTTGAGCTTGATGAGGGGAAAGTCAGGTTCGTCAAAAGGGTTGAAAAGAAACCAGATGGTCGGACGTTCAACTATTACGAAGAACAGGAACGTTAG
- a CDS encoding LacI family DNA-binding transcriptional regulator, which produces MKKFVTIKDIARAAGVSINTVSRALNNKPDINKETKERILRIAKELGYVRDATALSLRYGLTRVVGVIFEDSSNPFYSEVLKGIEYEARKEGFNLILMNTERKYEFEEEAVKTMLSRRVDGLIIVPTQERVEDIEFIVETNIPTVVLGVRLEKNVLPQVYSDDETGAFLAVDYLIAKGRRKILFLNAFMYKSVAQMRYAGYIRAHEKNGLKPDESLIFQIEEGVENAYSKMKEILRSGLEFDALFCFNDMFAVGALEALKEARVSVPEQVAVVGYDDIAISRYVCPPLTTVRIDKEAEGRMAFQLLYESIRQKNWKSNPREVKLGVELVVRESA; this is translated from the coding sequence ATGAAGAAATTTGTGACGATTAAGGATATTGCAAGGGCGGCAGGGGTTTCCATAAACACGGTTTCACGAGCTTTGAACAACAAGCCGGACATAAACAAGGAAACGAAGGAAAGGATACTGAGGATTGCGAAGGAGCTGGGGTACGTTCGTGACGCGACAGCCCTCTCCTTACGTTACGGTTTAACGCGGGTTGTCGGCGTTATATTTGAAGATAGTTCTAACCCTTTCTACTCGGAAGTGTTGAAGGGGATAGAATACGAGGCGAGGAAAGAGGGATTTAACTTGATACTGATGAACACGGAACGAAAGTACGAGTTCGAAGAAGAGGCAGTTAAAACGATGTTGAGTCGACGCGTTGACGGTTTGATTATCGTTCCAACTCAGGAAAGGGTCGAGGATATTGAATTCATTGTGGAAACGAATATTCCCACTGTTGTACTCGGCGTGAGACTGGAGAAAAACGTTCTACCTCAGGTTTACAGTGACGATGAAACGGGAGCGTTTCTTGCCGTCGATTATCTTATCGCCAAGGGACGAAGGAAAATACTTTTCTTGAACGCGTTCATGTACAAATCCGTTGCACAGATGAGGTATGCCGGTTACATCCGAGCGCATGAGAAAAACGGCTTGAAGCCAGATGAATCGTTAATCTTCCAGATAGAAGAAGGAGTCGAGAACGCGTATTCAAAGATGAAGGAGATACTTCGATCGGGGCTGGAATTTGACGCGTTGTTTTGTTTCAACGATATGTTTGCGGTCGGTGCTTTGGAAGCACTGAAAGAAGCGCGTGTCAGCGTTCCAGAACAGGTGGCAGTCGTTGGTTACGATGATATTGCGATTTCCAGGTACGTATGTCCACCGTTAACGACCGTCCGAATCGATAAGGAAGCCGAAGGAAGGATGGCTTTCCAATTGTTGTACGAATCCATCAGGCAGAAGAATTGGAAGTCCAATCCCAGGGAAGTTAAGTTGGGTGTGGAGCTTGTTGTACGCGAATCGGCGTGA